A single Euwallacea similis isolate ESF13 chromosome 1, ESF131.1, whole genome shotgun sequence DNA region contains:
- the Daao2 gene encoding D-amino-acid oxidase has protein sequence MSNVAVIGCGVIGLTSALEIQRKIENVKVTIFADKFSPNTTSDIAAGLWEPYLLAENSEEDVIRWSGETFRLVKKLWTEGKAHEAGICLQPIVNLFNSKNYSIPKWVSVTLGYSELSDRHLQTLSKQYGQSFTGGFMFVGFTWEPAIFLPYLQREFVGKKGTITKRRIEGFNELEGFDAVVNCTGFGARFLSADGAVVPFRGQVMRVKMPWQYCTYLVQCDEEKNSCYVILNRDFVVVGGTKQSSFDTTPNKADTNRILRNSLKITPSIKNSVFANEVVGLRPSRYKVRLEQEVVKTANGKFLKVIHNYGHGGAGITLAIGCAKEAAEIVKRVLNIDKPKL, from the exons ATGTCTAACGTTGCTGTAATAGGTTGTGGTGTTATAGGACTAACATCTGCCCTTGAGATACAACGAAAGattgaaaatgtcaaagtCACTATATTTGCCGACAAATTCAGCCCTAATACGACTAGTGACATAGCGGCAGGTTTATGGGAACCTTATTTGCTAGCAGAAAACTCTGAAGAAGATGTTATTAGATGGTCTGGGGAAACTTTTCGTCTAGTTAAAAAACTATGGACTGAAG gaaaAGCACACGAGGCTGGCATTTGTTTACAACCCATTGTTAACCTATTCAACAGCAAGAATTACTCCATCCCCAAATGGGTCAGTGTTACATTGGGCTACAGCGAACTCTCCGACCGTCATTTGCAAACTTTGAGTAAACAGTACGGACAAAGTTTCACAGGAGGATTTATGTTCGTCGGTTTCACTTGGGAACCGGCCATATTTCTCCCTTATTTGCAG CGAGAATTCGTCGGAAAGAAGGGCACTATTACAAAACGACGTATAGAAGGATTTAACGAACTGGAAGGGTTCGATGCAGTTGTAAATTGCACCGGATTCGGGGCTCGATTCCTCTCAGCTGATGGGGCGGTTGTCCCCTTTAGGGGTCAAGTGATGCGAGTGAAAATGCCCTGGCAATATTGCACTTATTTAGTGCAGTGTGATGAGGAGAAGAATTCCTGCTATGTCATACTAAACCGAGATTTCGTAGTTGTCG GAGGTACTAAACAATCTAGTTTTGATACAACACCAAACAAAGCAGACACTAAtagaattttgagaaattccCTTAAGATCACTCCATCGATAAAAAATAGTGTGTTCGCAAATGAAGTGGTGGGTTTAAGACCATCGAGATATAAAGTGAGACTAGAACAAGAAGTAGTAAAGACAGCTAATGGAAAATTCCTGAAAGTGATACATAACTATGGCCATGGAGGAGCTGGAATTACCCTGGCAATTGGATGTGCCAAAGAAGCAGCTGAGATTGTAAAACGTGTATTGAACATTGATAAACCAAAgttataa